Proteins from one Leptolyngbyaceae cyanobacterium genomic window:
- a CDS encoding DevA family ABC transporter ATP-binding protein: MNQPVVEIKNLNHYYGKGSLRKQVLFDINLELLPGEIVLLTGPSGCGKTTLLTLLGSLRSIQEGSLKVLGQELYGASKQQEIKTRRQIGYIFQAHNLLKCLTAQQNVLMSIELHDAISTQEAKSRAVAMLEAVGLGERVSYYPDNLSGGQKQRVAIARALVSHPKLILADEPTAALDSKSGRDVVELMQRLAKEQGSTILMVTHDNRILDVADRIVQMEDGRLIKDATLTSTYHN; the protein is encoded by the coding sequence ATGAATCAACCAGTAGTTGAAATCAAAAACCTGAATCATTATTATGGTAAAGGTTCCCTCCGCAAACAAGTTTTGTTTGATATTAACCTAGAACTTTTGCCAGGAGAAATCGTTCTTTTAACCGGGCCATCCGGGTGCGGAAAAACCACTTTATTGACGTTGCTGGGTAGTTTGCGATCGATCCAAGAAGGTAGCCTAAAAGTATTGGGTCAAGAGCTTTATGGCGCTAGCAAGCAACAGGAAATCAAAACTCGTCGCCAAATTGGGTATATTTTCCAAGCACACAATTTACTTAAATGCTTAACGGCACAGCAAAATGTCCTGATGTCGATCGAACTGCACGATGCCATTTCTACTCAGGAAGCAAAATCTAGAGCAGTAGCAATGTTGGAAGCCGTAGGATTGGGAGAAAGAGTTAGTTATTACCCGGACAATCTTTCCGGGGGACAAAAACAACGGGTTGCGATCGCCCGTGCGTTAGTCAGTCATCCCAAATTAATTTTAGCAGACGAACCGACTGCCGCTTTAGACAGTAAATCGGGGCGCGATGTAGTGGAATTAATGCAGCGTTTAGCCAAGGAACAAGGCAGTACGATTTTGATGGTGACTCACGATAATCGCATTTTAGATGTAGCCGATCGCATCGTGCAAATGGAAGACGGTCGTTTAATTAAAGATGCTACCCTGACTTCCACGTATCATAACTAA
- the devC gene encoding ABC transporter permease DevC: MKVPLAWLQLSREKMRLFVALAGIGFADLLMFMQLGFQNALFDSAIAIHKRFKTDLVLISRRSEYLAAMTSFPRTRLFQAKGVEGVDSIGWLYIGPGKWKNPVNPASNRTIFIFGFNPDRPAFDLPEVNEQLDKIKLPDVFLFDQKSRAEFGPVAEKLAENGKVSTEVNDRKININGLFSLGVSFAADGNLITSDLNFLRVTKRSLDEIDVGFIQLKPDADPEVVLNQLQKVLPEDVKVLTKQGFIDFEKKFWETSTAIGFIFSLGVGMGFIVGIVIVYQILYTDVADHLPEYATLKAMGYSDLYLLGVVFQEALILSFLGYMPGFGISFVLYNFARGATGIPMAMTLNLAVTVMILTIVMCFISGAIAVRKLRSADPADIF; the protein is encoded by the coding sequence ATGAAAGTACCTCTAGCGTGGCTGCAATTATCGAGAGAAAAAATGCGGCTTTTTGTAGCATTAGCAGGTATTGGTTTTGCCGACCTGTTGATGTTTATGCAGTTAGGTTTTCAGAATGCACTTTTTGATAGCGCGATCGCCATTCACAAACGTTTTAAAACCGACTTAGTTTTAATTAGTCGCCGTTCGGAATATTTAGCGGCAATGACTAGTTTTCCCCGCACTCGTTTGTTCCAAGCCAAAGGAGTTGAAGGCGTCGATTCGATTGGCTGGCTATATATTGGCCCCGGCAAATGGAAAAACCCCGTTAATCCGGCGTCTAACCGCACGATCTTCATTTTTGGGTTTAACCCGGATCGACCCGCTTTTGATTTGCCGGAAGTTAACGAACAGCTAGATAAAATTAAGTTACCCGATGTATTTTTATTCGACCAAAAATCGAGGGCTGAATTTGGCCCAGTGGCCGAAAAGTTAGCTGAAAATGGGAAAGTAAGCACGGAAGTCAACGATCGCAAAATTAATATTAACGGATTGTTTAGTTTGGGCGTTTCCTTTGCCGCCGATGGCAATTTAATTACGAGCGATTTAAATTTTTTGAGAGTAACTAAACGGTCTTTAGATGAAATTGATGTAGGGTTCATTCAACTTAAACCCGATGCCGATCCGGAAGTGGTTTTAAATCAGCTACAAAAAGTATTGCCCGAAGATGTGAAAGTATTAACCAAACAGGGTTTTATTGACTTTGAAAAGAAGTTTTGGGAAACTAGCACCGCCATTGGTTTTATTTTTAGCTTAGGGGTGGGAATGGGTTTTATCGTCGGTATCGTCATTGTTTATCAAATCCTTTACACCGACGTAGCAGACCACCTGCCTGAATATGCTACTCTCAAAGCAATGGGATATAGCGATTTATATTTGTTAGGCGTGGTTTTCCAGGAAGCGCTAATTCTCTCTTTTTTAGGTTATATGCCGGGATTTGGAATTTCTTTCGTGTTATATAATTTCGCCAGAGGTGCTACGGGTATCCCAATGGCCATGACGTTGAATTTAGCAGTAACGGTGATGATATTAACGATCGTCATGTGTTTTATTTCTGGTGCGATCGCAGTTCGTAAATTACGCAGTGCTGACCCGGCTGATATTTTTTAG